The following is a genomic window from Thermostichus vulcanus str. 'Rupite'.
AAACAGTTGCTCGAAAATCCCATCCAAGTAACGCACCGCCTCAATTTGTCGTTGGCGTAACTCTTCCAATTGAGTCGAATCAAAAAAGGGGATCCCTTCCTCTGTTGGTTCATCCAAGCGCTTCAACACCCCATTCACCCCCGAAATGCGCGGCCACAGGCTGGGATCCTGATCCGGCAGGGCATAGGGATAGTGAGTTTCCCCCACATTCAACAGATAAAAACTGGGGCGATCCGGCTCGAAGTGCAACTGCTCCACCATCGCGGCCATGTCGTTGTGTTGCGGCATCAGGTGATAAGAATCGAAATCCCGATTCAACACGGTGCTGGGATTGAGCACCGGCAAAGAAACCATTGCATGGGTTAAGTAGCCCAGTTGGTGTTTGAGCAGGGTCGGTAGATAGAGGTGGGGCAGCAGGTGCTTGAACTCGATCGGTTGTCGGGTGCCCAGCCGCTCGTTGTAGCGTAAGTAGTCCTGTTTATAATGTTCGGAGGCAAAAACCTGGGTAGGGCTGGTATGGGGCAGTAGGCCCATGAGCAAGTTGTAGTGGGAAGGAGCTGTCCAAGAGGCATAGCTCCAGCGTTTTTCCAGGGATCCCAGTTTGAGCAGGTGCTTGGGATTGGCGGCAAGCAAGCTATCGAAGCGGCAGCTATCCAGGATGATCAAAAGATAGTTGTTCTGGCCTTGGGGGGTGGGCAAAGGTGCTGGTTCAGCCAGAGGGTTGGCAAGCTCAGTAGGTTCGGTCGTCACCGCTGCAGGCGCTTTCAGCCAGTTCAAGAGTCCCATTCTTCTTCCTCGTTTGGGTAGGGCTGATCCGCAATACGCCAGTCGGGAATAGAAGCCCCGCTGTCCTCTTGCTCATAGGGAGGCTCATCCTCAGCAGGTTCGGGCCGAATTCGCTCCGGAGGCCGGTTGGCATAGGAATATCGACCTGCATAGGGATCCGGGGTATACTCCGGCTCTGGCAAATCTTGGGGTAGATAGTAGCTGGGGGGAGCCGTCTGCGATTCCAGAAAGCTGATGCGATCCATCAACTGATTTAATTTGCGGATCGCTTGCCGTTGGAACGCTTGGTCATGAAACCGCCAGGACCCTACGTACAGAAATCCCAGCCCAACACCTACCCCATAGGAAACCAGCAAGACCCACGACAGAGGGAGCGGGGCTCCCGATTGCCCAGCCAGCACCACCGTCACCGGGGATCCCCAGTTTTGAATGAACAGAATCAGTAGAACCAGCGTCCACAGGCCTAGCAGTGCCAAGCGGATGTTTCTGAGCATAGCCTTAACCTCCCACCCCCTTAGGCTATCATCCCGCTCAGCGGCTCTGGGGCCGAAAACGCCATTCCTAGGCGGTCACTGCCCCTCTCTTCAACAAGGAGAGCAATCACCTTCTGCTGGAGAGGGTTGTTAAGGCTGCACACAAAAGTTTGGATGTGTTGGAGCAGACGGTGGAAGATCCGACTTTGAGCTGGATGCAGAAGCTGACCGTTGAAGGGAAGATTCTGGAGCTGGTGAGTAAGGGATGAGGATCTACACCTAAGTACAACCCTGTATAAGAATTGCAGCGTTTTCCAATTTCCAGATTCCAGGATTCTTAGGAGGTGGACTTGGAATTGGAAAGGTCAGTATATTGCATCACAGTCTGATCCGTATCATCGAGGTCTGGAAGAGGGGTGGAGGACTTAGTAGATTATGAGAATCGAAGGATTCGCTTAACGAGGGAGAGATTAGAGCATATTCTCGAGCATCCAGAAATGAGGGGGCTAGAATCACAAATATCTACCGTTCTCCAAAATCCTCAAATCGTCTGTCAATCAAATACAGACCCAGAGGTTAGACTGTACTATCGATATTATGCAAATACCTTGGTGGGAGAGAAATGGCTTTGCGTAGTGGTCAAGAATCTGCCTGACGATGCCTTTGTTATTACGTCCTATCTCACCGACAAAATCAAGAAGGAGACTGAATTGTGGCGCAACCTCTGAAGATATGGTTTGACCCTGAGGGAGATTTTCTGGAAGTTACTTTCTCCGAAGCCCCTGGATACATGAGGGAGACTGCAGACGATGCAATTCTGGAACGGGTTGATGCTGAGGGGCATGTTATCGGGTTTTCTATCCTCCAGGTGAGTCAACTGGCAAAGAATAAACCCATAACCGCTCAGCTTGGTGCTGGACGATAGCGCTGCTTGCCGTTGTGTATCTTTCCGTACTTAACGACGCTAGTTGAGTTGCATTCGGGGCATTGCACCATGATCATTCTTTGAAAACTTAGAAGCTATATGCTAACTCAGCATGACTTGCGATGCACTAGCAGCAAGCCTTTATAGCCTTGCCAAGTGGCCTTTGTCCAAGATTTCTGTTGGGCCATCTTCAATAGCCAAACTCCATCCTCTGCCTGGGGTTTGATGGCTTTAATGTGCTGCCGAACTGGGTGGTACTTGTTGTTGAGTGTCGCAGCAGGCAGGTGCAGACTAGCGACCCATCTGTCCCAAACCGCCAGAAGAGGAGCAGATGCCTTGTGCTTGCTTCGTCCTTCTGCCAGGAGCTTCGTCGCGATGATCATCCGATCCTCAACTGTGGGGAAGTAGAACAGCCTCACCTCTTCTGCTGTAGAGAAGGGGAACTGCCCATTCTGCCGGTCTGCTCTGATTCGTTCTTCTATCGCCTTGACCTGCACTAACCGCTTCCCGTCGGTAAAAGCTCCCAGTCCATCCAAGCGGTATCGCTTGCCCTGGTGCGGGAAGGTGAGACGAATCCGTCCATTGTTGTTCTCGATAAAACCTTCTGCTGGAGAGGGTTTGAGAGATATGGGCGGTACAAGATTCGAACTTGTGACCCCTTCCGTGTGAAGGAAGTGCGCTACCACTGTGCTAACCGCCCCTAGCTGCTGCTCACTGGAGAGCAGGATTTCTATCCTACACGATCCTCGGCGCTGTACAGCAGGATCCAGAACTTCCACCCTGAGATAGCCGGGATCCCGTCTGCCCGCTACAGTAAAGGTCAGGGATCCAGGGGGCACTATGGCCTTTTCACCAACGGAAGAAGCCATTTCTCTGCTCATTGACTTGGCGGAGCGGGGGGAAATCGATCCTTGGGATGTGCAGGTGATCGAGGTGATCGATCGCTTCCTGTCTCGTATGGCCCCCACCAGCAGCAGTCATGATCTATCGGAATCGGGGCAGGCCCTGCTGTATGCTGCCATGCTGGTGTATCTCAAGGCGATGGCCTTGGCGGAGCCGGAACCGGAAGCGGAGGAAGCCCACGCAGACCTGATGGATGCCGGAGGGGATCCCTTGCCGGGTTGGTCTTTGGCCCAGTTGGATCGCGTTTTACAACCCAGAGCCGTTCCCCGTCTTAGCCGCACCCGACCGGTTACTCTCAAAGAACTGATTGGCCACCTGCAAGAGCTAGAAACCCTGCTGGAACAACGGTCTGAACCCACTCCCAAACCCTTAACCCAACGGATTAGCCGCAAACAGGCGCTATCGGCCATTACCCAACTGGCCCACCCCGAAAACCTTCTGGAAACCACCGCCGAACTGGAATCTTTGCTGGCCCAGCTGTGGCAACAGGGGTTTGCCCACATCAGCTTTGGGGATCTCCAGCAGTACTTTCGTCAGAAAAGCTCCGTCGGATCCGTTCACCCGATTCAAATGTTTTGGTCGTTGCTCTTGATGGCCTCCCGTTCCCAGGTGGAGTTACACCAAGAAGAATTTTATGGCCCGTTGACCGTCCTACCTTGCAAACCGGGATCCCCAGTCAAGTAAATCCTCACCCCCAGGGATCCCGATTTGGGTCAGTTAAATACAGAAACAACAGGGTCTCAGTCGTGGTTGCTTTCCCGCTGACCCTCTGAATCGTGCCGGGCACAATCCGCCCGTTTTAGGTCTTCCCCATTCAGGCGCACGGGTAGCTCGGCAGTAGCCTCCCGATCCAGGTAGAATTCCTCCAGCAGCCGTTCCCCATTCGCAGGGTCTTCGCACTCGGTGGCCAGCAGCGGGGGATTCAACAATTCAGCGGGGGGACAATCTTCGGAAATGAGCAGATCTGCCGTGCTGAGCATCCCTTTGGGAATGGTAGAGAGGCGTTGAGCTACCGCTCCAATGCTTTCTAGGCGTACCATCTCTTCCCAGGAGCAGATCTCCTCCTCATCCTCCGTTTCGTAGCGAACCAGAATAGTATCCCCTTCGATATCGAGGATCTTGGCTCGTTCCAGCCAGCGTCCCTGATCGCGCAGGTAGATCCACACATCTTTGCCTTCGCGGCTGAGTTGATAGATCCTACGATGAAGCACCGTCCCCTCCTGAGGTAAAAGAGCCAGGCAGAACTGTTGTTGGGGTTACCCAGTTTATCCCTCCATCTTAGCGGCTGGATCCCTAGCCTGTACGTTGAGGTTTAGAAGCTGCGCTCCCGCAACATTGAGCAAGAACACCGTGCAAGAGCCAAGCTTGGGGGAGGATAGCTACAGAACAGCTTATTCAAAATGTTGAAGTACCATGCGCATTGCCATTGTTGGGTTGGGGTTGATTGGTGGATCCCTGGCTCTGAAGCTAACCGAACAGGGATATACCGTTTTGGGGATCAGCCGTAACCCAGCAACCTGTGAACAAGCCCTGGCGCTGGGAGCTGTGCAAGCCTGCGGAACAGAGTTGGCCCAATTGCAGAGCTTTAATCCCCAAGTGGTGCTGATTTGCACCCCATTGGAGCAGGTGTTGCCTACCCTGACGGCTCTCTTGCCCTATCTATCTGCAGAGACGGTGGTCAGCGATGTCGGTTCGGTCAAGCAACCAATTGTTGGCCCTGCCACGCAGCTATGGCCTTGGTTTGTGGGTGGACACCCGATGGCGGGAAAAACCAGCCAAGGGATCCCGTCTGCGGAAGCCGGTTTGTTTATGGGGCGGCCTTATGTGCTCACCCCGATTGCCGAAACTCGTTCCCAAGCCCTGGAGACTGTGCAGAAACTGGTGGCTGCGGTTGGGGCGGAAGCGATCTTCACGGATCCGGCTCGGCATGATCGGGCGGTAGCCTGGATTAGCCATTTGCCGGTGATGATCAGTGCCAGCTTGATCGCATCCGTCAGCCAAGAAGCAGATCCGGTGATCCTGGAATTGGCGCGCACCTTGGCGAGTAGCGGCTTTCGAGATACCAGCCGTGTCGGTGGAGGGATCCCGCAGTTGGGATTAGAGATGGCCCGCCACAACCGGCAGGCGGTGCTGGCAAACCTGCGCAGCTACCAACAACACCTACAGCAGATCAAAACCTGGATTGAGGAAGAACAATGGGATGGGCTGAGCCAATTCCTGCAGCAAACTCAGCAGGACTGGCGGCAATTTCGAGTCAATCAACCGCAACCTTAGGATCTGGATCCCTTTCCCATACCAGGCGATTTCCACAGCACTGCGCAATAGTGCCTTGCCTTTCATCACAAGTATTTTTACAGTTGAAAACAAACATTCGATTACCCTAACCCAAGCCTGTGAGCACCCTCCTCGCTGAAGATGATGTTCTGTACCGCCAGCATGTCCACAACCTGCTGATGCAGCATTTGCCTCAGTTTGGGCCGGTTTACACAGCCTCGAATGGCAAAGAAGCCCTGGAACTCTCTCGTCAGCATCAGCCCAGCTTCGTGTTGATGGATATTCGTATGCCGGAGATGACTGGGATCGAGGTGGCCCGTCAGGTGTGGTCGGAACGACCCAATACCCGCATTGTCTTCTGGTCCCATTTTGCCGATGAGGTCTATGTCCGTGAGCTGCATAAGATCGTGCCGCCCCAAACGGTGTACGGTTATCTCTTGAAAAACTGCACAGATGAAAAGTTGGTCAGCGCCATTCAGGCGGTGGTGCAAGATGAGCAGTGTGTGATCGACCGCGAGGTGCGTGGGGTTGATTCCCGCTCTCAAAACAAAATTACCGGTCTGAGCGATGCCGAATACGAAGTGTTGATCGATATTGCCCTCGGTCTTACGGATCAAGCGATTGCCTCACGGCGGTTTTTGTCCCGGCGCGGGGTAACCAATCGGCTGCGCAACCTCTACGACAAATTAGAAGTTAGCAACGACCAAATTGAGAGCGATGAATGGGGCACAACCTTTAGTTTGCGTGCCCGTGCCATTCGTCTTGCCTTTAAACGGGGATTGATCAACGCTCAGCTATTGGACGAAGAAGAAGTGCAACTGGATCATTGGCTGAGTCGCTACCGCCTGGAGCCTTTGGATTAGTAGCCGATAGGATAGAAAAGGACTTCTTTTGCAGAGCCATGCAGAGCTTTGGGTAGATGCTGGTCTGGCGACTGAGCGGGATCCTGCGAGCTGGGAAGGGCTATCGGCACCTCGATCATCCGATCCGGCGCTAGAGGAACCATTTCGGAGCGGCTGGCGGTTTCCCGTAAAGAGTTGGCAATGGACTCTTGGGTGAGCAAAAACTGCCGTTCGTTGCGCTGCATCTGCTGCCAAACTTGGTATCGCTGGCTCCACTGGCTTTGGGTGTGCACCGTCCAACTGTAGAGGCTCAGCACCGAAAACCCGGAGACAATGGCAATTCCGGTGGAGATTTGCTTCCACCAGCACAACTGCTCTAACCAGTCGGGATCGCGGCTGTCAGGATGGGCGGATTTTAGAGGTCGGGGACGACTGGCCTGACCGAAAAGGGAAGGGGTCGGGGAAGAAAGCCGTTCGCGGTGGCGGGGAGGCAAAACGGAGCTTTTGGGTCTGACAGGGAGACGACTACGGCTACGGCCCGCATCAAAAGGCTGGCTAACCATGCTGTTCATACCTCACACACAACCAACACACACCCAAAGGGATCCATCCAACCAACATGGCGGAGGCTCACAAACCTCTCACAAGCCTCTGCTGATTTCGATTCACTGTATCCGATCTTTCGGGGTTAAGCGCAGGTTGTCTGCTTCAATATTGGTTTAATGTGGTTTAATGCTGGTCTGCATCGGGGGTACGGGCAGCCACTCGCAGCTTGGCCGAACGGGCGCGGGGATTGTGCCGCATTTCCGATTCTGTGGGCTGCACAGGCTTGGGGGTGATCACTTGCCAGCGGGGATCCGTGCGAAAAGCCCACTTTACCAGACGATCTTCCAAACTGTGAAAACTAATCACTGCCAGCCGACCGCCCGGTTTCAACCAGTTGGGGGCTTGGGCTAGCAGAGTCTCCAACACCGCTAGCTCACGGTTCACCGCAATCCGCAGCGCCTGGAAAACCCGCGTTGCCGGATGGATACGGCCTCGACGAGCCACCGGGGGAACCGCTTGCCAGATCACCTCCGCCAACTGAGTGGTGGTCAACAGGGGACGGGACTGTTCGATGCGCTGGGCAATACGCCGGGCAAACCGTTCTTCCCCATAACGGCTAAAGATATCGATTAACTCCTCCACATCGTGATGATTCACCCAATCGGCAGCCGTCTCTTGGTCTGTGCTGGGATCCATGCGCATATCCAGCGGTCCTTCGGCGCGAAAGCTAAAGCCCCGCTCCGGTTGATCCAGTTGCGGGGAGCTCACCCCCAAATCCGCCACGATCCCATCGAACGGGATCCTTGCCCCCTGCTCATCCTGAAAGCCATGCTGTTGCAGATCAAACTCGGCAAAATTCAGGTGCCAGAGTTTGATCCGACTGCCCTCCGAGGGGATCCCTGCCGCCACAAAACGGGCTTGGGCCGCCTCTAAAGCCACAGGATCTTGATCCAACCCCATGACTTGATCCGCTCCCTCCCGCAGCAGCGCTAACGTATGTCCACCTCCGCCTAAGGTTACATCCAAAAAAATTCCGCCCGATTGAGGTTGCAGGTAAGCCACGACCGCCTCAGTCAAAACGGATTCATGCTGATACAATTCGGCCTCCCAACAGTGCGGTTTTCAGTGTAGTCGGCAGAGGCGAGGGGGGGATCCCTATTGGGAGGAGCACCGGAAATCTCAACCTGAGGGAAACAACCAGTAGTGTTCCAAAATCTCAAAAACAGCTACCCAACACTGCTGACAGTGGCAGAGGGAATCGTTTAGGGTTTACTCTATCCGCAACATCCAAAAAAGGGGCCAGCCACCATGAAAGGATTCGCTGCGACAGGTCGCCATGACCTTTTGGTTCGTCCGGAGGGCAACAACGGCTATGCTCCCCCAGCAGGAAGGTGCAAACGGGCCATTGGGATTTGGGGGATTTTGACGGTGGTGGGTGGGATCCTCCCCAGTACTGTTGCTGGCCAATCGGCGTTGCCTCCTGTGCCTGTGGTGCCCTCATTGGGGGAGCCGAATGACCCCGTGTTGGCCCCTTTCCCTGAGCAGGTTCCCTTGCCTGAGCCAGGGATCCCAGCCACTCCAACCGATGCAGCCCCTCTGCCTCCCCGTGAGCCGGTAGGGTTGGATCTTCGCCATTTGGTGGGTTTATTCATTAACGAGTCTTTGGATGCGGGCAGTCAGGCGGCGGCAGTCAGCTATAACGACCTTTACACCCGCCTATTGGCTCGGGGCTACGGGGATCCACGCCCGCCGATTGAAGTGGAATACGAGCTGATACAGGAAACCCTCAAGGAGTATGGGGATCCCGTGGATCGGTTTTTGGATCCTGAGGCCTTCAAAAGCTTGCTCAATCGACCCCGTCCCCCCTTACAAGCTCAGGTGATCGCCCCCCGCATCGTTTATTTGGCGGTACCAGATCTCACCCCGGCCACCGCTCAGCAAATTCGGCAAACTCTCTACACCCAAGACTACAGCCGTGGCATCATTCTAGATTTGCGAGGTTCTGTGGGCTATGATCCCCAAGTGGTGGCAGATGTGGCTCGTCTGTTTTTGCCTCGTTCTATTCAACCGCTGCTGATTACCGAAGACCGCTTTGGGGAGCCTACTGCTTGGAATAGCGAAAATTTACCGATTGCGGCAGGGATCCCGTTGGCTGTGCTGGTGGATGGCAATACTCGTCAGGGCGCTACTCTCTTGGCCGCCCAGCTGGGATCCAGTGGCAACACCGTTGTTCTAGGGCAACCCACCCAAGGCAGTGAACGGCAAACCAAATTCTTCGTCCTTCCTTCCGGCGCAGCAGTGGAATTGGCCGTTGCCAACTGGAAAACAGGAGATGGCCGCTCGTTGGATCAAGGCTTGGTTCCCTTACAGACAGTAGAGGGAGATGAGACCCTCTGGTTAAACGCTGGGATTGAAGCCCTAGCTGTACCACCCCGCCGCCCCACCCTGCCCCCTCGGCCCACAGTCTTTGTGCAAGAGGGTCGCATCGGTCGCTTTCAGTTGGGTATGGATACCCGTAATGTCGATACCCATTTACTGGGGAATGTCGATCAAATTTCAGCAGAATCTCGGGCAAATGTGTTTCAGCCCAACAGCGATTTGAAACTGTTTTATCTGCAGGACTATATCCTTTTTACCTACCGCCACCCCGGTATTATCGATAGCTTTTTTGCCAACCGCATCTATACCACTCATCCCGAGGCCATGACCAGTGAAGGGATCCGCATTGGCTCTACCTATACAGAAGTCACGGAAGTGTACGGCAAACCGGGTGAAAATGGTTACAACGAGGTCGTCCCCTATCCCCAAGGCAGCCGTGAGTACCTGCGGGATGATCGCTATTATGTCAATTACGATGCTTTAGGCTTAGCCTTCGCCTTTGAAGTGGGATCCAACCGAGTTACCGCCATTGGTCTGTTCAAGCCGGGGAATTGAATCTTGAACTTGAGGTTGAGTCGATTTCTAGTCGGGAGGGTAATTGAGCAAAACTCAGCAAAACTCAGGGATTCGGGGTGGGCACCTCGTCCCCTTCAGAAAGGTACCCTACCGCCCAGATCAACCGTTGTAGAGCACTCAGCAGCACCAAAATTGCCATCAAGCCGAATAAGGCCACCATGTGTTCAGGCAACAGAAAAAACAGCCCGTAGAACAAGATCGTTTCGCTACCCTCAATCAGAGCAGCAGGCATTCTTAAGCTGGTCAATTCATCGTCCGCTGAACGACGCAGACCGTCATGACTGGCCTTTTGTCGTTTTTCCAACAACCCTGCCAAATACATCCAGGAGCAAAGGTTGATATAGAAACTGGCCAACATCAAGGCCAAAAAGGCATAGCCCAGCAGGGATCCCTGGTGAAAAGCCAATCCCAGAGGCACAACTGCGTATACCACCACATCCAGCAGCATATCCAGGTAGCCCCCCAGATCGCTTTGCCGCCGTTGCAGTCGGGCCAACGTGCCATCCAACCCATCCATGAGGCGGTTTAGCAGCCACAGACCCAACCCCCACCCGTAGGCACCCAAGGCAGCCGCCGTGCCAGAACCCAGGCCGACTGTAAACCCAGCCAGAGTAATCGCCAGTGGATGCACCTGTTGTAGAGGGGTCTCCAGCAAGGGAGCCAACAGCCGCTCCTTCCACTGCCTAAGCACCTTATCCAGCAATGAACACTCCTTATCTCTAGGCTTCTCTATGCTGAGCAGATCTACGTTTGAATATTCATTCTTGGATCCATTTTGGAAATCATAATCCCAGATTGTGAGAATCCGATTAGAGTTGAAACATCCCAGTTAGGACTCCGTCCCGCTAACGCGAGAGGACTCCGTCCCGCTTGCGCGACCGGTACAAGAGCTTCACTCCCCAGATACCACCATGGACTTGAATGAGAGCTACAGCAAGCTGGTGGCCCCCTTCCCCTTGGAGGTCATGGAGATCAAGCCCGGGGCCACCACTCGGGATAAGGCTCGGGCTCTGGCTATGCCTTACAGTTTTGCAAGCAAAGCCCACGTCTTTTAAGCGTGGGATGTAGCGCCGTGGAGCTTAGCCGCCGTCATGGGCTTCAATGTAGCGTTGAATTATCTCTGACGAAACATTCCCCGCTGACCCACAGAAATAAGAACGAGTCCACAGAGAGGGAAGCCTCAACAGCGACGGAAACTCCTTCCTGAGCTGATGGGATGTG
Proteins encoded in this region:
- the rsmH gene encoding 16S rRNA (cytosine(1402)-N(4))-methyltransferase RsmH; this translates as MYQHESVLTEAVVAYLQPQSGGIFLDVTLGGGGHTLALLREGADQVMGLDQDPVALEAAQARFVAAGIPSEGSRIKLWHLNFAEFDLQQHGFQDEQGARIPFDGIVADLGVSSPQLDQPERGFSFRAEGPLDMRMDPSTDQETAADWVNHHDVEELIDIFSRYGEERFARRIAQRIEQSRPLLTTTQLAEVIWQAVPPVARRGRIHPATRVFQALRIAVNRELAVLETLLAQAPNWLKPGGRLAVISFHSLEDRLVKWAFRTDPRWQVITPKPVQPTESEMRHNPRARSAKLRVAARTPDADQH
- a CDS encoding segregation/condensation protein A, with the translated sequence MAFSPTEEAISLLIDLAERGEIDPWDVQVIEVIDRFLSRMAPTSSSHDLSESGQALLYAAMLVYLKAMALAEPEPEAEEAHADLMDAGGDPLPGWSLAQLDRVLQPRAVPRLSRTRPVTLKELIGHLQELETLLEQRSEPTPKPLTQRISRKQALSAITQLAHPENLLETTAELESLLAQLWQQGFAHISFGDLQQYFRQKSSVGSVHPIQMFWSLLLMASRSQVELHQEEFYGPLTVLPCKPGSPVK
- a CDS encoding response regulator — translated: MSTLLAEDDVLYRQHVHNLLMQHLPQFGPVYTASNGKEALELSRQHQPSFVLMDIRMPEMTGIEVARQVWSERPNTRIVFWSHFADEVYVRELHKIVPPQTVYGYLLKNCTDEKLVSAIQAVVQDEQCVIDREVRGVDSRSQNKITGLSDAEYEVLIDIALGLTDQAIASRRFLSRRGVTNRLRNLYDKLEVSNDQIESDEWGTTFSLRARAIRLAFKRGLINAQLLDEEEVQLDHWLSRYRLEPLD
- a CDS encoding prephenate/arogenate dehydrogenase encodes the protein MRIAIVGLGLIGGSLALKLTEQGYTVLGISRNPATCEQALALGAVQACGTELAQLQSFNPQVVLICTPLEQVLPTLTALLPYLSAETVVSDVGSVKQPIVGPATQLWPWFVGGHPMAGKTSQGIPSAEAGLFMGRPYVLTPIAETRSQALETVQKLVAAVGAEAIFTDPARHDRAVAWISHLPVMISASLIASVSQEADPVILELARTLASSGFRDTSRVGGGIPQLGLEMARHNRQAVLANLRSYQQHLQQIKTWIEEEQWDGLSQFLQQTQQDWRQFRVNQPQP
- a CDS encoding DUF2283 domain-containing protein, whose protein sequence is MAQPLKIWFDPEGDFLEVTFSEAPGYMRETADDAILERVDAEGHVIGFSILQVSQLAKNKPITAQLGAGR
- a CDS encoding IS1/IS1595 family N-terminal zinc-binding domain-containing protein yields the protein MIMVQCPECNSTSVVKYGKIHNGKQRYRPAPS
- a CDS encoding sulfatase-like hydrolase/transferase, translating into MGLLNWLKAPAAVTTEPTELANPLAEPAPLPTPQGQNNYLLIILDSCRFDSLLAANPKHLLKLGSLEKRWSYASWTAPSHYNLLMGLLPHTSPTQVFASEHYKQDYLRYNERLGTRQPIEFKHLLPHLYLPTLLKHQLGYLTHAMVSLPVLNPSTVLNRDFDSYHLMPQHNDMAAMVEQLHFEPDRPSFYLLNVGETHYPYALPDQDPSLWPRISGVNGVLKRLDEPTEEGIPFFDSTQLEELRQRQIEAVRYLDGIFEQLFDLVPPNTYITVTADHGELFGEEGYFGHGPIHHEKVLEVPFIEGKIR
- a CDS encoding CDP-alcohol phosphatidyltransferase family protein, producing the protein MLDKVLRQWKERLLAPLLETPLQQVHPLAITLAGFTVGLGSGTAAALGAYGWGLGLWLLNRLMDGLDGTLARLQRRQSDLGGYLDMLLDVVVYAVVPLGLAFHQGSLLGYAFLALMLASFYINLCSWMYLAGLLEKRQKASHDGLRRSADDELTSLRMPAALIEGSETILFYGLFFLLPEHMVALFGLMAILVLLSALQRLIWAVGYLSEGDEVPTPNP
- a CDS encoding S41 family peptidase, with translation MKGFAATGRHDLLVRPEGNNGYAPPAGRCKRAIGIWGILTVVGGILPSTVAGQSALPPVPVVPSLGEPNDPVLAPFPEQVPLPEPGIPATPTDAAPLPPREPVGLDLRHLVGLFINESLDAGSQAAAVSYNDLYTRLLARGYGDPRPPIEVEYELIQETLKEYGDPVDRFLDPEAFKSLLNRPRPPLQAQVIAPRIVYLAVPDLTPATAQQIRQTLYTQDYSRGIILDLRGSVGYDPQVVADVARLFLPRSIQPLLITEDRFGEPTAWNSENLPIAAGIPLAVLVDGNTRQGATLLAAQLGSSGNTVVLGQPTQGSERQTKFFVLPSGAAVELAVANWKTGDGRSLDQGLVPLQTVEGDETLWLNAGIEALAVPPRRPTLPPRPTVFVQEGRIGRFQLGMDTRNVDTHLLGNVDQISAESRANVFQPNSDLKLFYLQDYILFTYRHPGIIDSFFANRIYTTHPEAMTSEGIRIGSTYTEVTEVYGKPGENGYNEVVPYPQGSREYLRDDRYYVNYDALGLAFAFEVGSNRVTAIGLFKPGN
- a CDS encoding LapA family protein — translated: MLRNIRLALLGLWTLVLLILFIQNWGSPVTVVLAGQSGAPLPLSWVLLVSYGVGVGLGFLYVGSWRFHDQAFQRQAIRKLNQLMDRISFLESQTAPPSYYLPQDLPEPEYTPDPYAGRYSYANRPPERIRPEPAEDEPPYEQEDSGASIPDWRIADQPYPNEEEEWDS